Genomic DNA from Salvia miltiorrhiza cultivar Shanhuang (shh) chromosome 1, IMPLAD_Smil_shh, whole genome shotgun sequence:
GTCAGCACGAATTGCTGCATGAACCTTCTTGTACACCTCTTCAATGTTATCTGCCTCAATACCCCTCTTAATGTACTCACTAAAGTGAGACTGGTACTTCTCAGGTTCATCTTCAATCAGAGTCTGCAGATATCcaatagtttaattaatttgatcaaaGGAAAAGGGAGAAAAACCTCAGTATATTAAAAAACAAGGAAAAAGGACACACCCGCATGTAGGAAGCAACATGCCCCCCATAAATGTACTTGCGGTGCACTTCGGCATCGAGCTGCTTGCTGTCCTTGCTAAATCCAGCAAATCTCTTATCACTGTGCGGGATGTCAAGTCCACCATCCAGAGCACCCTATAACACAACCAATTAAACTGTTTAAGCTCAAGAACCGGACAATACAACACTTACACCTCATTCTTAAGAAAACTAGTATGACAGACGCAATCTCATGCAACAGAAAAGATTGCCCGAGTATCAAATACACAATTGTCAGAAAGAATATAGATCAAGATCAATACCTTGAGGGCACCAAAAACACGATTTCCAGTAGTAGTTTTGATGAGGCCAACATCCAAAAGGGCACGGAACGGCCTTCTGCTTTCAGCAGGCTCAACAGAATAGTCCTCTCCTGTTGCCTGAAAGGACAACATTACAGTACAACTCAGTAACACGTAATCAAAAAGGAATTCCCTGCACCAGCAAACACATGCAAACAAACAGACAAGATCAATAAAAAAGGTTACCTCCACATTTCCTTCGTACTCCTCATCCAATTCAAGTGTCTTCAGGACACGACGACTCAAAAGAAGTCCAGTGCAGTAAGCTATAACAAACCAACTTTTTAGAGAATTCTTATTACTAAGAGACAAAAGATTTTTCTAGGTCATACTAACCCGCAGCATAGTTGGTTAGCCCAACTTCTAGGCCATAATGAGGCAGCTCATGCGCATACGCAGCAGCAAGGACGTGATCACCAGCGATGCTAGATGACAAAATTTGGCAAATTATATCCTTATTGGTCTAATAAGGATGTTAAGGCCAACACTACATCACACATGGTCGATCACAAACACAATCACAATACAATATCATGAACATATTACCAATAGCAACAATCTCAATCAATTGTGGGGGCTAAGAAAGCATGAGAAAACAAAGATTATAAGTACTAGATACCAATCTTAGAGAGGGACAAATTAAACACTACAGACATCAGGATACAAATCGCACAACATAGCGAAACTTTGGCGTGTTGTACTTGTTCTTATCCTGATTGATCATGCGAATCCTTGCCCGATAGTCAGTCTTTCCCTCTACATTGAGAAAcgtcatgaaaaaataaatcaaaaggaataaagaaccctaaaatcagttgaaataaacaaataattgaTTACTTACCTCTTCTTCTCTTGTACTTAACTTGGAAACGCTTGAAGTAAGCTTTCGATTTTTGGGCTTTGACAAAAACCTACAAGTAGCAAATACAATAACATAAATTAAACATTGACAGGCATCCAATTTCAGACATATCCAACTCTATGAATAAACGTAAAAACATAGTTACATTTTACCCACTGCCAGTAAACTCTAGATTAAGGCTTCAAATAACATGGAAATACCTCAAACCTCAGAATGCTAACAAAAATGTCGTGCTAGTTTTTAATTCACTAAAATACAATACAATTTACGAGTGAGACATTTTAATCATTGCAAAGCGAAACATCTTAACAAGCGGCAGCAgttataaagaaaataaaaactcCAAGTACAATGTCCCAGACGAACCGGCCCTAAAACGAGTAAATGCCTAAAATAATTGTGTAAATGATACCGgtttccaacaccatcaatGAGTCAACCAGCATAGTTCCAATCCAGATCAAGAGCTACTCAGATCAAATCTTAAAAAATTGCAAGCAACTTCATTGTAAGCAAAACTGCATGTCAACAACTAAACAATAGACTCCTACGAAATCTTCACCTAAAATAAACAAACGCCTCGATAACAATGAGTGTGTTCCATAGTCGAAAAAGTTAAGAAATGGTCTGAAAAGCTTAGGCCACACCGATAAAGATAACCATCTATATGAAAAACAATTAAACGGAGATACAGCTGATTAATTGAGCTCATCGCAAATCTTACCATTTTTCACCAAATTCCGGTGCGCTCCGCAGGAGGAGTCCGACGGGGTGGGGTAGACAAGAAAGAGGGGAGAGGGGAGGCAAGAATTACACAGACGCAGAAAAAGAATGGTAAAATAGGGCAAAACCCTAAAGCTAAAATGGGCTCTGCAAAATGGGCTGCGATCCAATTTTAATTGCTCTATCTGAGCTTTTATATTATTTGGGCTTCTTATATCATTGCAATAGTTTTTCAATTTGGGCTATTGATATTTATGGTCTCTTacacaataataatatttgaatatttttctgAAAAAATTCTAGAGATTTCAATAAATTTTGCCAATTTCTTCCGTATAAAAGAAATATCGGTCCATATTGCATTGTCTCCTTCTCCCAAGTGAAAAGAAGGCAAAAAAAACATCATAGATACTTATACTTGTTTCATTATAttcttttacaatttttttcctttctattCAAAACTCGAAAATTTTAGATTGAGATTGTTGGAGTGAATGGTCGAAGGGAAGGGAGAAGGTTCTTACGGTCAATCAATTTCTTTGGGCGCCATTACACTAAGAAGGAGAAATCAAGTGAGTAGAGCAGAATAGATACCTACTGTTGAAGGGAAGTTAACCGGCAAACTTGGAACGACGGGGAAGGAGGTCGAAAAATGCGCAAGCAGCAAGGATGTATTTATTGTGTTTTTACTGAAGAGGAGAAGAAGGGAAGAAAATGGTGAGAAATTCAAAAAAAGAATAAACAAAGTCTTTAAAGAAAATCGTGGCAAAATGGACGATTATGATGACTTGAGCATCGAGTATGATTAGGGCGAATACAGAGATAAGCGCGTAAGGAATGTGAAAGGTTAAAATTTGCGCACACGTGACTGGACACATGCGAAGTGGAGAATGTGGTTTGATTGTCACATTCTTTTGAAGCAGGGTCGTTGTtatgaaaattgaaatatgTTCGGATCAAGGTTGCCCTTGAGAAATTAGCGTTGTGATTTAAGAATTATCCTTCATAAGAGGTGTTCAGTAATTTGGACACGATGAGTGTACTAATCAAGCAGACTGCATTATTTTTTAGAAGCAATAGCGTTATTACACCGAATTTAGCCCTGCGCCTTTGAGTTATTTAGTGTTGTCAAAACATTGGGCAAGCTATGTTTTCACCAGACTAGGCAAGAGAAGTTGATGAGGACAAAAAAGAGTCATATTCCTACTAGAATTCTTAATTTAAAATCATCGCTTATATCTCATTACTCACGCATTAACGCATACACCAAATTCCAAAGTTAATATAAAGTTTCAAAAGATCTCTACAATGAGActttacatgtatttatagaATAAACATTGAGAATTCTAGTAGGAATatgactcatttttttttacttctaaCAGAGCTATAATTCTCCGAGTTTATAATTTCCTTCAAGATAATCACCTTCTTTATCGGATATGTGAGAGTCTTCAAGATATCGTTAAATCCCGAAAATCAGAGCTATTGTCTATACGACAGCTCTGTTATTGGCGTATTTAGGTTGAATTGGCTTTaatctttcaattttcaaaggatgcatatttttgtcctcatcGTGGATGATGACTATAAAATGGAGAAAAAGAGAGAAGGGGAAAgcttccttttttcttttcttttttctagaGTTTGCTCTTGGAGTGAATGAAAAATGAGGAGAAAATCTATACTTTGAAGGGTGTGGGAGCTGAAAATGCTAGGGAATAAGGGGTGCCTTCCACCAATGCACCCGTGTATTGGTGGCCTCACTTGCAAGTTTTCATGTTTGTAATCATTATGTTggtattttaaattcaaaaataagaTGGCTAATGTTTGAGTGAGCTTTATGGATTGGAAACTGGGTTGCAATTGAGCTAAAAATAAGgcttaaaaatcggcccaaccctCCCCAGACTCGGCCCCTTTTTACGGGCCCACGTTCGTTCGATGATTAAATTAAATCTAGATCGTTTAATAATAAATACTCACTTAATTTTACGCACTTGAAATGcataaaaatatattgatttCAAATCTTTATAACTCacgataaaataaaattaaaattttatttttcgacTTACTCAAAAAGAAAACCTAGGCATCAAGACACTTTTATTATCGCAAGGATAATTGTTCTTAGTAACCGAGAATTAGGGATGTTGCGCCCAAAAATAACACCTTGTAACTGAAAATAACAAGAACACCAGAAAAGCGTTGAAACGTTGAACTTTGTATTGATTTTAGCATAAGGCTTTGAGAACAAGTAAACAATGATCGTAGATGATCTTTCACTAGGGTTTTACATGTATTAATAGGAAAAgtattaagaattctaataagaAAATGACTCGTATTTGAGTTCTTACTGGATCGTGCTTCTTCATGTTGATCTCTGCATATTCGTCATAATCTTGGCTTCGGATTTGGTTGGCTGTGGACGTTGGATTCTGTTGGGATAAGGTCATCTTCGAGAAATTAGGCTAATACTATTGAAGGCAGCATTGTTCGGGGCCGAACAGGGCTGATTTGAGACTTAGCAGTGTTGTTTCATGTGAATCTCTCATTTATTCTATTATTCTCCTCCGATATTGTAGggatgcatatttttatcctcatcaaGGGACATATCTTATATTAATAATACCACTAAGATATTGGTAATCCTATGATTGAAAATCCATGGTATTACAATATATAGAATATCTACAATTCATTTTAAAACGACAGTCAAATCTACGTTGGCGTATTACTATACAGATTTGAgacaaaaaaatactccctccgtcccacgagtcttgacacgtttgggttcggcacgagaattaaggagttgtagattagtgttttaagtgtgtaattaataaagtataaaattgataaagtaggagagagaatgtaataaaagtgataaagtaggagagagaatataataaaggtgataaagtaggagagataagataataattattgccaaaaaaggaaacgtgtcaagattcgtgggacggcccaaaaaggaaaacgtgtcaagactcgtgggacggagggagtactaattaacaagtattaataatatatattacaaatgcTTACTTTGTAATATTCGTGGTTGATTACCACATATAACTAATTATTATAACAAcgtatatttaattatttagatATAGTATATTAGTTTGCGTGATAGCGAGTAAATATattgtaaaattatttttttgtatcgAATTTGAAATAagtacaaaaatataaattgtaaaataattataaaattaatcgATATGTCAACCTGAAAATCTTATATTGTTATTTAGCCGATTTAATATCAATGTTTACTTTGTAAtatctatttattattatgATGGATAATCAATTAGATTAACaacatatatttgtaaattcaaACTGACTAAGATAATTAGCAAATATATTACACAAGTTTGAGATAAGAATGgatacatgtgtgtgtgtgtgtgtgtatatatatatatatatatatatatatatatatatatatatattagatatggagagagaatatattgccaaaaaatgaatgagacatttatattgGAACGtctcattatgaaaagtgaaacatttatattggaacggagggagtattatattagtGGGTCAATCGTAACCGTTAATCTTAAAAGATATATGGTCAAGATTAATTCTTATTTCTcacattaattttgatttttattagaatccctcatctctctctctctctctctctatatatatatatagggttaggttatattgagaagttcaaatgtgttgagaagttgagaagcaatttaatagatgaacatgccaattagtttttatgaacgcgagtttgatctggggttcgatcattggcggtgacgtattttttaacaaattaaatagattcgtatgttcgtcagttgtatttggtatgttcaaagaatttatttatatagtgtctaattaccatgttcatcaaaatgtactaacatgttcatctattacattgcttctcaacttctcaacacatttgagcttctcaattgaaccaattcctatatatatatatatatatatatatatatatatatatatatatgatttggAAATAGAAGTCTATCAACAATTATATCTCAGTCCaattcttttaaaacaattgaagcccaaacttaaaataattcggcccaaattACATAAGGGAATGGCCCAAAATGAAATAACAAAACACAgcccaaactctctctctctctctaaactctcggcctctctctttctcaaggAGCCGCTCGCCCTTTTCTTCTCTAAATCGGCGCTCGATCGACTTCACCTTCTCCGACCGTCCAGCCGTCGTCTGCTACCACCGGCGTTAGTTGCCGACGTGTTCGACACCGGAGCCCTCTCCTTCCCTGTTCTTCTGCTGAACTCGTCCAAGGGAAATAGGCGAGCCTTAAATCTCGATTGCCAGGTCGCCGCTGTTGTCACGTCCTcgtctggaatccggcgagTGGTCGCCGCCTGGGAGCGGCTCCGTTCATCTCCCATCCTCATAATTCCTTCCGTTGTCGAGCCCTAGCTTCTAGAAAAGGGAACAATCGCCACTGTCGAGCGGCTGCTGCTCCGGCCCTGGTACCGGTCGGCTTCTTCCCCTCCACCTTGAGCCGTCTCTTCTGGTTCGGCATCGCCGTAGCCGTCGTTCTCGGGTCTCGATGAGGTCGTGTGAGTTCGTCCCTGTCACGGTTATCGTCGTCTAAGTCTCAACCGAACGGGCAGTCAGCCCTTCCTCCTcctaaaagctaagttctacTTTCCTCTTCTTCTCTAGTTTCTAGTCGTTAAGGATGGAGATTCTCAAGCTTCTTGTTCTAGAGTGCAGTAGGATGAAAAACATAAGTCTTTCTATTGTTATACATATCATGCCCATTTAATGCAGTGGTGAAACGTGATTATGCCTCTGATATGAATGCGAACTGAATGGTTATTTGAGATAGCAAAATACCTTGAATGCGTTCGAACTGATGGATTGTTATTGAGGTTGAATGTAATGTGTAGCAACTGAAATGAATTGAGGGAGCCATGGTTTAAACGAATGAATGAGACTTTGGACTGGAAATAGCAAAGTTAAGAACAAAGCTTACCTTGCAGTTGTTTGGTTTGATTGATATATTATTCGTTGTAGTTGATTAGTTCCAACTGGGGAATTAACTGGAATGAACGATGATTCTTGTTTTAATGCAGGTGAACTAATCACAGAGAATGAAATCATTGAAGCCAAGCCTTACCTTGAGAGCTTCGGCAGAAATAAGCTGGGTTGTTCTTCAATTTTTCTCGGTGAAACAAGATGAGAGTGAAAATAGCATTTGTTGGCTGGGTTGGCATTAATAGAAGGATTTGTTGCTgcatacttgagtatgctagAAAGATGAGCAGGCATAGGGTGGCTGGAGGTAGAGACTTGAGGGAACCGGGCAGCCATGGAAGTCGGCTGAAAGACTTCTCTGGGGCTTTTGCCGATGGATGATGAGATGGAAGTGCAGAGGGGGTGGTCGGCTGTTGCTCCCACACTCTACttttacctttctctctctgtaataccccgtttcctcgagctaagtttagaatacttttgaacttagattatgatgattcacgccggattgagaaaaagaatttattttaattccaacaaaaatgatttacaaaagcatttgtaaatttagttattaaatttatgtgcattgcatatttatttaattaagcattcaagcatttgtGTGTGTtaagatttattttcttttgggcCTTATGTTGTAATTACCTTTGGTTGAAATGAGAGCCCATTCATAATCTTGAcaaagcccaacccatcttCACCAAGATATTTCCTCCACAACCGCCTCACTATTTCTCTCTTTTCAAATACATCCCCTCCGCTGCGCCACTATCATTCTCTCtcaattcatctctctctcgtttCCTCCCGGACTGAGCTTCCAACGCTGAACTCCAAGAACAGCAGCCAACGATTCACCCAGCAAATCCAAGCCAAGGTTTCACCTTTAACTCCCTTGCTTCTTTACTTCACTTTTCGTCCAAGATCTAAATTCATGTTCATGTCTTTGTGTGTTTATATGTATTTTAGCATCATAACTGTTAAAGGAAAGGAAAAAGGTAGAGTCTTGATTTATGTTGCTGTAAGTCAAGTCTTGAGCATGTTGTTTTGTGGAGTTGGCTGTGTGGCTGAATTGGGGATCGAGAGCAGAGAGTTTGATTACATACGGTGAGTATGCGCATTGGCGCTTATGGCAGCGTGACGGTGAGTCACTGATTTGGGGACGACGAGTATGACAGGGTCCTGTGCACAGTTGAGCCAGTCGGTTATTATCATTCCTTGCCTGagtggctggattatttgcctgtgtggcaatgttgtgaatggttccttgcctgggtggctggattatttgcctgTGTGGCAATGTTGTGAATGGTTCCTTGCCTGGAtggctggattatttgcctgTGTGGCAATCTTGTGAATGGATTCATGCCtgtgtggctggattatttgcaGGTGAGGTAAGGTGTGTTATTTATGCTGTGATGGTGAGGCATGTTGCGAATGAGTATCGTTTTCCACAATTTAATACACGTTTGGATAAGTCATATCATCTTTATTGTTTCCCACCACTGAGTACGTTTTTGTGCTCACCCCCTTTCgttaaaatattttcaggtCAGTGATTTTGGAGCGGCGTGGCGGAATGGGTGTGGTGAAGTTATTTTCGTACTTTTGGTTCCGCTGCAAACGTTGGACTTTAAACTCGTTAATCTTCTTTGAGTCATTTTGAGGTTAAGcttgcttttatttttatgaaggTTTTGGTAGttggtttaattttttttttattggtgAATGATGAACTTGACGTACAAGTATTTGGTCGTTTAAGGCTTGGTTGACgtttttctgaaactgaacttaTTTTGTGGATTTGGTGTTTAGATCGGTTAAAATAAAATCGTATTTTGGttcaattatttttaagttAACCTGAGGATTTAAAAAAGCATATTATTTTGGTCATTAGTTTTTAGGGTGTTACAtttagtggtatcagagcaggtctacgaTTCTGTAGACTTGCAAACTTAAATTGGTTCGTGATTGAGAAAACCACCATCACCCACTTCCGACGCGCGCTCCTGCTTgaggtatttattttattttgtttattttggtGAGTATTTAAATAATGAACTATTTTTGAATATGGTGATATGTGGTGGAATTTATATGTGGCATTGAATGTGAGTTGTAAAATTTTTGAATGATAGATTATTGTAAAGCATGACATAAATGTGAATTAGTTTCTCTTGCGTCCTCGAAAGTAGAAAGAACATAGGTGATTGAATATTAGGCTCAACTTGTGTAGGTGATGGCACGACCGCGACGCAATCAAGAAATCCCTAGGAATAATGAAAACACAGGGAACAATCCACCTGAGGGGAATGTGCTACAAGCACTAATTGCCGCGCTACAAGGAATCGCGCAGCAACAGCCTAACCAGCAAAACCAGGCACCGGCGCCGCCGGCAACCAACCAAGTCATTGAACAGTTTCGCCGGTATTCACCCCCGAGATTTGACGGGAGAAGCGGGCCCCTGGTATTGGAAGAATGGATTATGGAACTGGAAAGAATCTTTGAGCATATCGAGTGTACGGATGCACATAAGGTGTCGTGTGCAGTCTTTCAATTGACTGAAGATGCAGGGCATTGGTGGAAGTCGTACCGGAGCAGCTTAACTGCGCAGC
This window encodes:
- the LOC131006492 gene encoding 60S ribosomal protein L5-like — encoded protein: MVFVKAQKSKAYFKRFQVKYKRRREGKTDYRARIRMINQDKNKYNTPKFRYVVRFTNKDIICQILSSSIAGDHVLAAAYAHELPHYGLEVGLTNYAAAYCTGLLLSRRVLKTLELDEEYEGNVEATGEDYSVEPAESRRPFRALLDVGLIKTTTGNRVFGALKGALDGGLDIPHSDKRFAGFSKDSKQLDAEVHRKYIYGGHVASYMRTLIEDEPEKYQSHFSEYIKRGIEADNIEEVYKKVHAAIRADPTPKKSEKKQPTEHKRYNLKKLTYEERKNKLIERLNALNAAAGNDDDDEEEEDDE